In Penaeus monodon isolate SGIC_2016 chromosome 7, NSTDA_Pmon_1, whole genome shotgun sequence, the genomic stretch AATGCTAAATGAGCCACTGCACATAAAACCACAAAACCTGTGAGAATGTACAAGTTCCTGGGAGAGATTTTGCTTCATAAATCTGAAcagtctattaaaaaaaaaaaaaaaaaaaaaaaaaaattatatatatatatatatatatatatatatatatatatatatatatatatatatatatatatatatatatatatatatatatatatatatatatatatatatatatatatatatatatattatatatctatatatatatatatatatatatatatatatatatatatatatatatatatatatatatatatatatatatatatatatatttcatacaatttaataaaataaattctgGTGTAGTTTATAAACTGTGCAGATCACATCATAGCCTTCCTGAGGTTAAATACATGTCtacagacataaacagaaaatACACAATGTACATACCTGGTACTTTGGAATATAACGAGAGCCTTTAAGCTGTTTCTTtcggataaaaaataataagtcatCAGCATCTGTGGACCGATCCGTTTGGAAGAGAAAGTGCCGCACAAATAGGTCTGTCCAATATGTGGTCCCTTGCACCATCACGAACCCTGTATCTTGGAAGATAAAAACAAGATGTGAGCACTCTCATGCCACTGTCAACAGACTGACATTAAGCATTCAAAACtttatattatcctcattaattaGAACAAAAATACTATAAAGTAATAAATCAAAATAGACATATCTATTCATGTGTTCAATTCCCTCAGAGTAAATGAAATCATTACTAAATTATGAAAAATGTACTTTCAATATACTTTCGTAAGTCACCTTAAAATGTTCTACAACAGAGTATCAATTCATGTAAGAGCCCATAGGATATCTTATCGTTTATCACCACAATATGCTTTTTGTTGTACAGAAAAGAGTGCACGGAGAAGAAAATTCATGCCAAAAGTATTTCTGTCACATTTATGGAAACTCATTCAATAAATATTAGATGCATTCAAATTCTGTTATTTGCTTTCAACTATTCACTAGTATTCACATACGACTGAGGTAATAAGTGAAACAAAAATCTGCTATAAATAGCatgaagattatatatagaaGTTTCAGAAACTATATATATTCTGGGATTGAGGGAAAGGGTTATACTTTCTGTAACTTTtaaatctgttaaaaaaaaaaaaaaaaacttaatgaatGGAGTTTAGTCcttagtgaaagaaaaaaaatgcactgaGGCATTagcaaaaccaacattaaaaatttggaaaaaaaaaaataaataaataaatacaggccATATTCCAATATGCTTGTGAATCATGCAGGCCACCACAGATATCCAGTGAAAATCAAATATTTCCACTGTCCTTTCACACAATAATGTGATTATGTggcttttagggaaaaaatagaacAACAGTAAAATGTTGTCATTTGTTGGAGAGGAAACCAGCTCTCCTCATGTGACAAGATTACAGCTAGATACatgaaaaactaattttttagACTCTGACCCGATAAATTTCAGTTTCNNNNNNNNNNNNNNNNNNNNNNNNNNNNNNNNNNNNNNNNNNNNNNNNNNNNNNNNNNNNNNNNNNNNNNNNNNNNNNNNNNNNNNNNNNNNNNNNNNNNAAAGTAAAGGGGTATATTATTCAAACTACTTTACTCAGAACTGGAACAAGAGTTTTCTTTCACATATACATTTCTTTGAAGTTTGATTAggagattcagaaaaaaaatctctgaaaTATGTTTCCAGCCAGTTACTGCATTATGTAATAGttcttataaaaatattgtatggCTTCACCTGAGGAATTACTGTATAATATACAAAGCTTCTTCCTGTGTTAAGCAAACACgcacatgattttttattttttactatttgtgtattaattaatttcctttctaaaatgtatcttttatttactttctaaAATATGTTTATCAATGTCTTTTCTTTTAATggaccaatttttcttttttggttgctAGTATATCATTTACTAATTCCTATGTATTTTTCAAATGATCTCATTTACTTCTAGAAATatctatatttcacttttttccctattgttcttaatattacaCATGTACTTACAtcaatatgtaaacatacatatatacatacacaatatatgcatataaacaactatatacataaatattcttttcatacatcattttttctttctataggGATATCAAAATAAAGGACACAAAAAAGAAAGCTCTAGCAATTACACACATAATCCAGCACATAAAACTAACAACCCTAAGGCACAGGTCAACTCACATCCATGTTGTTGAtcttgggagggagagggtcagCTCCAGGATCAGGGGGAGGGGGTCCACCTGGGGGGAAGTTCTGGGGTCCACCTGGAGGGATGTTGTACCCTGTGGCTCCCCCTGGGTATGGCGCCTGAGGATATGGTGCTTGCCCCGGAACACTGGGCAAGTTGAACACTGTACTAGCAGGATCCTGAAATCAATTTGATTCTCTTTAAGTTTCAGAACACATTTACTTCCACTTTAGAGTGAAATAATACcataagaaatacataaaaattacatgaATTCTATATATCCAACAAAGCATTAAATGCAAAGCAAATTCTGGATAAGCAAAAGAAAATGCCATCACTTTAACAAGCATATGAAACATATTGTTTAAAATCCTTAGGCAAAGCACAGGCAACATTGCAGAAGGTCACTTCAACACCCCTGCTAGTTTAACCACAATACCATTTGGACACTATCATTTTCCGCAGTCTTTGGCAGCACTAGAACACAGTGATGACGACTCTGCCCCACTGGTGGCAGCAAAATAGGTTTCTTGTAACACTCTGGGTGGTCAGTTAATACCAAATCAATAATCGAGTTCATATGTGTGGGTTCTTGCACAAGGTTGGTCATTTCTAGACCTGCACAGAGACGGCCTTGGTGCAAGTTGTTGAAATCTCctgcaatagcaatagcaatgtcTGGTCTAAAGCTTCGAATGTCCAGGACGGAGTTAACAATCTGTTCCATCAGCAATGGTCCTGTGGCTGCTCTTGGAGGGTGGTACAGTCCACATATTACCAGCTTTCTATCCACCTCCACCCAGACACACTCTAGTTCTGGGGGAGCATCAAGCTTTATTTCATTTGGGTGAAGGCAATCGAGAACATACACAGCTACACCCCCACCTCTGCCCTCTCTGTCATCATTAAACATTTTGTATCCGTCAAGGGTGTAGTTGGTGGCTGGCCGAGTTTCCGAAAACCATGTCTCACTGACAACAATGATGTCAGGTTTGTGATCCTCCACAGTTTGGGTAAACTCTTCAAAGCAGTTTGTAAGAGACTGAGGATTTGTGACTAGAATAGAGGGAAGACTGAGATTCCCTCCCATCTTTGGAGATGAACTCTTTGGTGTTGCTGGTAAATGTGGTGTTGGAACTGGAACAGGAACTGGCTGCAGAATTTGATCAGGGTGAGGCATCAAACTGGAGCTGTTGTGGAATCCCTGTCCCTCTTGAAGGGACTGTGAAGGTAGCGGCACCTGGCATAGATTATGATGTTGACTTCATTCTAATCATTGCTGCAGTCAGCCTTAGACTAGGACTTAAACCTAATTCTTatcttatacaaaatatattgatagTTGGGAGGGAGAGTATCACACTTCAGCTTCAAAGATTTTATATtctacattataaattttatatcattctctccACTTACTTTTCAAAGAATTTCTTAAAAAGCAGTTGCTGCATTCTGCACTAACATTCCAGAATTCTTTATGAAAGCCATGGGACATTCAAAAGCaacaaataacaattaataacaatgcaaatcataaaacaaatgtaaacaaacaaaatactcaTGCAAATGCCTACCTAAAgtcaaaactacaaaaaaaaataaatgaataaaaaaaaaaaaaaaaacatgttactaAATTTACCTTACAGTCTGCCAAGTTTCATTTTGAAATATCAATTAAATGATGAAATAGTCCAAACACTGAAATACAATAGCAAAGCATACATTTCTTGTAGGGAAATTCTTCATAttgtccaaaataaaaaaaacactgtacacaacaacatgaagatgaagaaaaacactGCTTGCAGAACAGAAAAGGACAACTTCTATTGACaaattaaaggagaaaaaatatgaccccaaagaaagaaataatcacTTAGCTACTTCTGTCTCTAAGAATTTGAAAAATTCAGTTTACAAGCCAAAGAATGGCACTTTTTTATGGTAAACAAACATCAAAAAGCAATTCCAGTTTCCAGGCATACAATATTCACTCTtacccaaaaagaaaacaaagcaatggTATATACAACAGAACAGTATTTCCATTAGATATcatacacatttttcttttgcttaggcagaagggattttttcccctcaaaatgaTATATTCTTTCAGAAACAAAGCTTGAAGTACATATAAAAACCAACAGCTCTCCCTATAATGAAGTTTATACAATAAGCTCGAATATACAGTTTCATTTACATCTTAATTCTAACAGCAATATTGACTGAAACTGTGGTAGTATGAAATACCTTCTGAAAACAAGGGACCTATATACAAAAGGATAATTCTAGAATAATTCTAGAATAATCCTAGAATAGGATACAAAAACTAGAATGCTAATATCTTACAGCCTTGTTGAAAAATTGTTTAAGATAGATAAACAACAGCTCTGATAATAAATCAAGTCTGGATGTAGCTCTTCCGAACAAAAGCTATTAATAAAAGGATCAAGTGTTTACTCTATACAAAAACCTTGAGCAAAGCATAGCCTAATGACAGATAAGAACAAATTCTGATGAAATTCACAGAAATGACAAGTAGAAAGAATATTCAAACATATCATAGGATATAAACCAATCACAGCAAATATTTTATGAAaactgaaaagggtaaaaatgactaatggtataatgattatttaaaatggcTTGCCAATGTAAACATAAAATCAAGGACTTTAACACTCACAAGactaaaagatagaaataatggcAAATGAGACCAAAAATAGCCAGAAAATCAGATAGAAAGTGCATTTCCTATTCCTAAAAGCAATTAATATTCTAGCATTACATTAATTACTGATATTTACTATAACTATCTTTTCTCTTGTGAtgctaatatgattataaaaatacacatatgtacaatTTTAGCATAACTTGAAAAACATAACCATTTCTATTCTAATGCCAATATTCTGAAATGATTCATGTTTTATTCTTCActttatgaattataataaataataaaaaacatacttcACCACACAAGACATTAGTgccaaacaaaatcaaacaaaaacaaaacaatctgACAAAATTATTCCCCCCTACACTGGTCGTTCCCCCATACCTGTGACTGAGGATATGCGAAAGGGGGCCATTGGCTGTCCAGGATACCCAACAAATCCTGCAGGAGGAATATTCATCTGCACTCCGCCTACTGGAGCCGAGATGCTGTTGTTACCCAGGTTGTTCTTCTCATCGAGGTTAATGAGGGACTCGCATTGGGAATCGCTCATTACCTAATATggaaaagtgaatgaaaatatttggttattatttctgttcttgAGGtactaaccttttttttattttcattatttggaaTGTTGCAAGTATTCTAGTACTGCCGTAATATCTAAATGTCCTAAAAGGGTCACAAGATTTTATATAGAGCACTGAATGTCACATTCACAAATACTCACTAATAAATCAATGGAATTTACCTGTGGGTCCGGTTCATACTCAATGTTGTAATTATTTGCAATCTCAACAAGATACTTTTCAACCATTATTTTGGGCGGTGCTTGGACACTCATCTTGTGAATCAGACGTTCACTTATGGTAGACACTTCCTTGCTCTGACAGGCCTACCAAGATAgacaaaaattattatcaaaactgcATAGTTCTCACAATTATGAGTAACATAATAATGGTACTgcacaataatttaaaaagaaaaaacacaaatccaTGAAAAATTTACATACCATAGCATAGGGTTTTCCAAACTTTCGTGTCAGCTGGTCACAGATTACTTTAAGTTCAGCAACCTCTGTTGCAAGCTGTGGGGTCACCCAAATCACAGATGATATGGACTCTGCAAGACCTGCTTCTAGCTCCCTGAAACAattatattcaataaatataacTAGATAAATATCATATCATAACTTTAATTTCCCTAACATATAGAGTTTTGTCCATGAGtgaatatataattcattaaaaaatatctgCTATACTATAGGCAATCATCCCTAAACCAAATAAACACAAGCAAATATGTGACCTAATCAAACATTTTCCTTCACAAGATTCATGCTctaatatcttttcatatataaattatttcattataagagTAGCCATTAAAATAaagtcatacaaaaaaaaatcattaattttaataatttgacCACTTTATATGAAAGCATATACATAactttatataaatgcataaatacaaaaaggtaaaagctacataatatactattatgAAGTAAAAGCAATATATTCTAgaacaaatcacaagaaaaaagaaaaaaagagaaaaaaacagaaatggtaACTATTCAAAAAAGTTGTGCTGATACTAACAAATCAAAGTACCAATCAATCATTACTGATATCTACTGTCCATGTATAATAGTTATTGGAGTTATATTGGCAGTCTGTCAgtcagggggcccccaaaatactCCTGGGAAATGGTTAGCTCCAAGAAAGCTGGTACTAGGGGGCAGCATAAAATTAAGGGGTAGTTGCACCTCCAACCCTATAAGTGCTCCACCAtaagcaaaaatataaataaataaataaataaataaataaataaataaataaataaatcaccatGGAGTCTACCAGAATATACATGACTAGACTTTATTTTGCCTTAACCAATTGGCTGACAGGCTTGATGCCTCACCATCCCAAATACTGCCAAATACTGTCATTGCCATTAACATTTTTTGCAGAATAAAATTACTGACACAAGACATCTTGAGAAGTCCACTGGTACCAAAAACTTTAGCATCAGCAATGTACAGCTTTCCTGAATCACTACTGTAGCAATATTTATAAAGCATACTGCTATATTCTTTACAAATTACTCACTTGCTTTGTTCTATGATGCCAAAACGAGCCAATATCATGTCGCAGTACAATTCTGTCATCTCCATACCCTCAACCAAATAATCTTCTCGGATACAGTATTCAACGCGGATCTTTGCACGCTCAACCTGAAATGAAAATTAAGGTTGTTAAATATTATTCACAACCTCAAATACCACTTCCGCTctctttttgcaatttattactatcattaaatacATGAAAGGGTTGACTTTTGTAGCAGAATCGGAAATTCTTGGTGACCTTAACCCAATGGATCCAGATGCTTAACTGCcatcacatggcccaaaatacagGCCTTAAGCTTATGTGAGCCTAATAGGTATCTTCAGTAtacgacgggcatggcatgtacataaatgTCGTGCCCATtgtgagtttattttattaattgctcTTACACATAGAGGGCTCCGCGAGTATTAAGTCACCAATGACCCAATTATGAGTactcacctatttacccttttcctatttcttcaaatatattttatgttttcttatatttactaatgtcaataacattacagtaattatcatcactataataaaaataacaccatcgacattcatagcattaataaaaaaaaaaaaaaaaaggttcccaccaattcaaggaaaggtgaagtcAGGTAAGGTCATAAAGGTTACaaactgactcctttgtggctaagcacttgcagagctatctatgtgcagagacttttcacaaaaaattctaaaatggtCACAGCACTTTCCCAGCAGCATTGAGCTAACCCAATGCCACCGGAAAAATGCtgtgctccctctccctctccctctccctctctctctctctctctctctctctctcttctcctctctctctctctctctctctctctctctctctctctctctctctctctctctctctctttctctttctctttctctttctctttctctttctctttctctctttttttccttcttttttttttgtgtgtgtgtgtgaaaaatctctgcacatagatggctcctgCTTAatgtcaattagtagaccttgtgaccttacttgatttcacctttcttgaattggcaggaaattttttttttttactaatactatgaatattgatggtattatctttattatagacagtataattactataatattatagacattagtaacagcaatataagataacataaaatatttctgaaaatcaaggaaaagggtaaacaggcaaaacaggcagtactcataattggcttaTTAGTGATTTAGTACAAGtatagccatctatgtataaaaacaatgaataaagtacatacatgccatgcccctcAGCATTGGGTTAATACTGTATTATCCAAGATTATAAGTGTATCCAAACCTACAGAACTTGCGCCAAAGATGCAAGAAATACCTGCCAGATGCatgaatcattatgattatcagtaaatATGCTATTTTACATGAAAGGGCTGGTAATTGGCAGTAACCCACCATAACTTTCAGATTACATGTTTGctacagaaaaggagaaaaaatacacacacacacagcatagtTACCACTTTTACTTCAtgctataaaataaaatgaatgaaccttgacttcggattaagatgtcagtaatttatttattaacctTTAAGTCTTACCTTCAGTTAAATATTTGCAAAATCATTACTTATGTCACAATTTTGTATAAATTCCTAAATCATGACATACaggtaataattaattaataactcCAATCAATGCCGAAATCATGGCACATTCATATTATTTGCAGTAATAGTGGTAtcagtatgatatataaatggcttcaaatagccttTGAACCTAGCCAATTTACCTGAAGGTAAGAAACAAGCATAAACTATTCATAACATCAATTCAAATTCAGATTTTCTCTGACAACTTTTCCTCATGTGTGATCAAGGGGCATGTGATGGGTAGCTTTTTCAGGCTTTTGACAGTAAACAGCAAAACAGTGGTTTTGCTGTTTACTATAGTTTAAAGAATCAGAAAGTTTGAATATGAAACCTaatagtaagtttttttttttttttaatattgcataGGATGGGAAAGTTTTCTAAACCTGTAAACAAAgttgccttttctgtgtctgtaaactcAGGAATTCTTTGTGGAATTTCCTTTTCACTACTGAGAGttatatctgcagtttgaatatcccttaacttattaaaatacatactgaGGAATTCTCATgcatctttgacatgaaaatatcagaacttgtttcattattatttattaaaagttAACAGCAACTGAACTCCACAATTCCTACCGAGTTGATGAAGTTGTTATTACATATCAATACATGACTGGTAGGATTAACTAGCTCATTCTACACATTTGCAGGATTAATATTTGGGCTTCAAAG encodes the following:
- the LOC119574983 gene encoding LOW QUALITY PROTEIN: uncharacterized protein LOC119574983 (The sequence of the model RefSeq protein was modified relative to this genomic sequence to represent the inferred CDS: deleted 1 base in 1 codon; added 432 bases not found in genome assembly) — encoded protein: MFSSGPNYNKLKTNLRLAISRLKLLEKKKTELNQKAKKEVADYLAAGKVERAKIRVEYCIREDYLVEGMEMTELYCDMILARFGIIEQSKELEAGLAESISSVIWVTPQLATEVAELKVICDQLTRKFGKPYAMACQSKEVSTISERLIHKMSVQAPPKIMVEKYLVEIANNYNIEYEPDPQVMSDSQCESLINLDEKNNLGNNSISAPVGGVQMNIPPAGFVGYPGQPMAPFAYPQSQVPLPSQSLQEGQGFHNSSSLMPHPDQILQPVPVPVPTPHLPATPKSSSPKMGGNLSLPSILVTNPQSLTNCFEEFTQTVEDHKPDIIVVSETWFSETRPATNYTLDGYKMFNDDREGRGGGVAVYVLDCLHPNEIKLDAPPELECVWVEVDRKLVICGLYHPPRAATGPLLMEQIVNSVLDIRSFRPDIAIAIAGDFNNLHQGRLCAGLEMTNLVQEPTHMNSIIDLVLTDHPECYKKPILLPPVGQSRHHCVLVLPKTAENDSVQMDPASTVFNLPSVPGQAPYPQAPYPGGATGYNIPPGGPQNFPPGGPPPPDPGADPLPPKINNMDNVSGAGTGTGTGTGKWDELLGLDNSPPPPYSSFMPSGHTGDFGPPPNAPPPSLPGDGQPVRREFPPDVPPGATNLKDGDKPKPSPRSKFGEGTNAEFNLPDLPTIPDLPSVPGSNSVQNPNDTTEDIDFDDLTKRFEELKKKK